TGTTTCCTGGATGTATTATGCTGATAGGTTAATGGAATTGCCCATTGGTGTGTTTGGTGTAACATTAACTACTATTTTAGTCCCATATTTATCCCGTTTTATTTCTAAGAAAAATTATGGAGATTATTTTTATTTGATGAATTGGGGAATGAGATTATGTTTGATATTGAGTTTACCTAGTGCTGTTGTTTTAGGAGTTTTGTCTGAACCGTTAGTAATAACGTTATTTAAATATGGTAAATTTTTAGAATTTGATGTATTAATGACACAGTATTCTGTAATTGCGTATGCAATAGGTTTGCCTGGATTGATTTTTACTAAAGTATTAACGTCTGGTTTTTATGCTCTTCGTGATATTAGAACTCCAGTGTATGTAGTTGTTATTGTGCTTCTTTTTAGTCAATGTATAAATTTAGTATGCTTTAATACATTAAAGCATGTTGTTTTTTCTTTTTCTGTTAGTTTAGGTGCTTGGTTAAATGCAGGGTTGTTATATTGGAAATTTAAAAAAAAATATTTATTCCAATTGCAAAGTGGATGGTCATGTTTTTTTTGTCAATTGATTGTTGCTCTTTCTGTAATGTGCATAGTATGTATAGGATTATTAATATATGTACCTAGTTGGGATCAAGGAAATATTTGGTGTAGATTCATGAGAATGGTAGGGACTTTAATATTAGTGGGTAGTAGTTATGGTATCACATTATGGTGTGTAGGTATTCGTTTAAAAGATTTTATTTTTTTGAGTAAACGTTTATATTGATATAATAGAAAATATCGTTATTTATCACATATATCTTATCGTTTTGATTCCTAATAAATTTAATCCTGTTTTTAAAATACGGGCAGTAATTAATGCTAATTTTAATCTACTATATTTAGTGGATGTATTATGTGCTGTGATAATGGGACAATTTTCATAAAAGGAGGAAAATAGTACAGACAATTTATACAAATAAGAACATAGCATATGAGGAGCTCCTTGTTTTGATACCGCAACAATTGTTTCTTCAAATTGAAGCAAACAAATTGCTAGCAATATTTCTTCCTCAGTTTCTAATTGAATATTATTGTTTTTTAATTGAAAATTGGGGTTTGTAAATCGTTTAAAAACAGAAAAAATCCTGGTATATGCATATTGTATATAAGGTGCTGTATTTCCTTCGAAGTTCAACATACTATTCCAATCAAATATGTAATCTGTAGTACGATTTTTTGATAATTCAGAATATTTAATAGCACCGATACTCATAACATGCGCTAGCTTATTGATTTCAGTATATCTTAAATTGGGATTTTTACTTAATATTAAACAACGAGCTCGTTCCCAAGCTTCATCTAATAATTTTTTTAATTTTAATGCATTGCCCGATCGTGTTTGAAATGGTCTGTTGTCTTTGCCGAGTAGCATGCCACACATATGGTGTTCTAATAACACTGATTTTTCTATATAGCCTGCTTTATCAGCAATTTCCCATGCTTGTATTAGATGTTGTTTTTGTCGAGAATCAGTATAATATATAATTCTGTCGGCATGTAGTACTTGACATCGATATTTTATGCAAGCAATATCGGTGGTGCTATATAAATAAGCTCCGTCTTTTTTTTGAACAATCACTCCAAAAGGGGTACCGTGTTTGTTGCGATACTTTTCGAGCAGTACCACGGTAGCTCCATTACTTATGATTGCTAAGCCTTTATTTTTCAAATCTAATACGATATTAGGAAGCATATCATTGTAAAAACTTTCTCCCATAATGTTGCTTTCTTTTAAGGCAATATTCAATCGCGTATATATGCTTTGATTATTTGATATAGAAATATCTACTAGACGTTTCCATATTTGAAGATAATGTTTATCGCCTTTTTGTAATTTCAGAACATAGTTTCGGGATAATTCAGCAAAATTAGGATCAATATCATATTTTTTTTTAGCTTTTCGGTAAAAATGTTCTAAAGTGGATAATTGTACATTTTCATTTAATAAAAATCCATGTTGTGTGTTGTTCTCTATGTAGGCGATAAGCATTCCAAATTGAGTGCCCCAATCTCCTATGTGATTTATTCGTACAACATTATGCCCTAAAAAAGATAAAATACGTGCAATACTATCTCCGATAACAGTTGAACGTAAATGACCAACATGCATTTCTTTTGCAACATTTGGTCCAGAATAATCAATAATAATAGTTTTTGGTGTAGCAGGAGTAACACCTAGATGAGATAGATAAAAAATATTATCAATTTGATTGGATATCCATGTTGGATTTAAAAATATGTTAATAAATCCTGGTTTTTCAATTTTTATTGTATGAGCGATATCATTTAAATTAATAAATTTTATGAGTTTTTTGGAGAATTCTTCTACAGGTAGATTTAATTTTTTAGAAATAGTTATTAAACCATTAATTTGATAGTTTCCAAATTTTCTTTTTGTTGATTGTTGTACTTGTATCAGAT
This sequence is a window from Blochmannia endosymbiont of Camponotus sp. C-003. Protein-coding genes within it:
- the argS gene encoding arginine--tRNA ligase produces the protein MNLQKFLLKKIHRALLSITNESFLDLIQVQQSTKRKFGNYQINGLITISKKLNLPVEEFSKKLIKFINLNDIAHTIKIEKPGFINIFLNPTWISNQIDNIFYLSHLGVTPATPKTIIIDYSGPNVAKEMHVGHLRSTVIGDSIARILSFLGHNVVRINHIGDWGTQFGMLIAYIENNTQHGFLLNENVQLSTLEHFYRKAKKKYDIDPNFAELSRNYVLKLQKGDKHYLQIWKRLVDISISNNQSIYTRLNIALKESNIMGESFYNDMLPNIVLDLKNKGLAIISNGATVVLLEKYRNKHGTPFGVIVQKKDGAYLYSTTDIACIKYRCQVLHADRIIYYTDSRQKQHLIQAWEIADKAGYIEKSVLLEHHMCGMLLGKDNRPFQTRSGNALKLKKLLDEAWERARCLILSKNPNLRYTEINKLAHVMSIGAIKYSELSKNRTTDYIFDWNSMLNFEGNTAPYIQYAYTRIFSVFKRFTNPNFQLKNNNIQLETEEEILLAICLLQFEETIVAVSKQGAPHMLCSYLYKLSVLFSSFYENCPIITAHNTSTKYSRLKLALITARILKTGLNLLGIKTIRYM